A stretch of DNA from Mycolicibacterium celeriflavum:
CGCAGCAGCGGCCGCGACGTCGAGCTTGCTCAACGGCTCGTCGAGGAGCAGCACGTCGGGTTCGGCGGCCAGCGCACGGGCCAGTGCCACCCGTTGCGCCTGGCCACCGGACAGGTGGCGGGGCCTGCGGTCGGCCAGATCGGTCGCGTCGACCTCCGCAAGCCAATGCTCGGGGCGCCTGCTGCCGGGCGGAAAGGCGACGTTGGCAGCGGCATCGAGATGCGGAAACAACAGCGGATCCTGCAGCAGCATTCCGACGCGGCGGTCATGGGTCGGCACGTCGATCCGCGATGCGGTGTCGGTGAGCACTCGGTCCCCCACGCGCACGACACCGTCGTCGGGCCGGACTAGGCCCGCGATGACGTGCAGCACCGTCGACTTGCCCGCCCCGTTGGGGCCCAGCACAGCCAGCACCTCACCTGCGGCGACGTCGAATTCGACGTCCACGCCCCGATGCTCGACAACGGCCCGCAGGCTGATCCCCGTCACGCCGCGCTACCAGGCACTGTCGCCCCGCAACCGCCGACTGCCCAGGCCCAGTACCACGACTGCGGCCACCACCACGAGCAACAACGACAACGCCACCGCGGCGTCGGCGTCGCTCTCCCGCTGCAGATAGATCTCCAACGGCAGTGTTCGGGTGACGCCCTGACGGGAGCCCGCGAACGTGAGCGTGGCGCCGAACTCGCCTAGCGAGCGCGCGAATGCGAGCACGGCACCGGACACCAGGCCCGGAGTCAGCAGCGGCAACGTCACGCGCCACCACACCCGGGATGGCCGGGCGCCCAGCGTGGCCGCCACCATCTCGTAATCGGCACCCGCCGTCCGCGCGGCCCCTTCCAGCGCGATGACGAGGAAGGGCAGCGACACGAATGTCTGGGCGAGCACGACCGCCGTGGTCGTGAATGCGATCTGGACACCCGCTGCCTCCAGGTACTGCCCGATCAGGCCAAGTCGGCCGAACGCGTAGAGCAGCGCGATACCGCCGACCACCGGAGGCAGCACCAGCGGCAGCAGGATCAGCGGCCGCGCCGCCCGGATCAGCCGGCTGTCGCTGCGGGCCAGCACCAGGGCCATCGGCACGCCGAAAACCAGGCACATCACGGTGCTCGCGGTCGCCGTTCGCAGGCTCAGCAGCAGCGCGCTGATTGAGGACTCACTGCTGATCAGGTGCACGAAATTCGGCCAGTCCACCCTCGCGGCCACTGCAACAAGAGGCACCGCCACGAACAGCGCACCAACCGCGGCGGGCAGGTACAGCCAGCGCGGCAGCCCAGCCGAGATACTCAACCGGCCGTCGCCCTCCACGTCACGGGAAAACCCTATGGCACATGCGCCCGCGCGCCGGTTTCGCGCCCTAGCTACTGTCCAGTAACATTGCCCGGGATCGCTGGGTTCAGCGTTGGCACGACAAGGAGGTCCGCGATGGAGGTGCTCGTCACCGCAGGTGACACCGATCTGGGTCGCACGATCGCCGGAGGCTTCCGCGACGCCGGTCACCGGGTCGTGATCGCAGGCGCCAACCGGGAGGACCTCGAAGTCGCCGCCAAGGAACTCGACGTCGACGCGATCGTGTTCGACAACACAGATGCCACGAGCCTGGAAGCGGCGCGACCGCAGTTCCCGCATCACCTCGACACCATCGTCAACGTGCCCGCGCCTCGCTGGGACGGCGGCGACCCGCGCACCTATTCCCTGTCGGAGCTGGCCAAAGCGTGGCGCGAGGCCCTCGACTCGACTGTGGTCTCAGCGGTGCTGACCGTGCAGATCCTGGGCGATCACCTGCGCTCGGGCGGTTCGATCGTCACCGTGGTGCCCGAACACCCGGTAGAAGGCAGCGCTGAGGCGGCCATCAAGGCCGCCATCTCCAACTGGACCGCGGGCCAGGCCGCGCAGTTCGGCACCCGCGGCATCACGGTCAACGCGGTGGCGTCGGGACGCAGCACCGAACCGGGCTACGAAGGCCTGTCGCGTACCCCGCCATCGGTGGCTGACGAGATCGCCCGGCTCGCGCTTTTCCTCTCCACCCCTGCGGCGCGCCACATCACCGGCCAGACGTTGCACGTCAGCAAGGGTGCGCTGACGGACTTCGGCTGAATTATTCCGCCGTTCGCCCGGAGCTGACGCGGGCTGACCCCCGCGGTGAGTTGTGGTTACGTAGCCCCCGTGACCATCAAACTCGGACTCCAGATCCCCAACTTCTCGTACGGCACCGGCGTCGCGCAGATCTTCCCCACCGTCGTCGCGCAGGCCCAAGAAGCCGAGGCCGCCGGCTTCGACTCGGTGTTCGTGATGGACCACTTCTACCAACTGCCCGGCCTCGGTACGCCTGATGCGCCGATGCTCGAGGCGTACACCGCGTTGGGTGGACTGGCCGCCGCCACCGAGCGCGTCCAACTCGGCACGCTGGTCACCGGCAACACCTACCGCAATCCCACGCTGCTGGCCAAGGCGATCACCACGCTGGACGTGATGAGCCAGGGCCGCGCGATCCTGGGCATTGGCACGGGCTGGTACGAACTGGAGCACGACTCTCTGGGGTTTGAGTTCGGGACCTTCACCGACCGGTTCAACAGGCTCAACGAGGCGCTGGAGATCATTCTCCCGATGCTCAAAGGCGAGCATCCGACCGTCGATGGCAAGTACTACCGCACCAAAGAGGCCATGGCCGAGCCCCGCTTCCGCGGCCACATTCCGCTGATGATCGGTGGTAGCGGTGAGAAGAAGACAATTCCGCTGGCCGCGCGGCACTTCGACCACCTCAACCTCATCGCGGGCTTCGACGAGCTGCCTCGCAAAGTGCAGGTCGTGAAGGAGCGCTGCGAGGAGATCGGCCGCGACCCCGCCACGCTCGAGACGAGCATGCTGGTCGTCGCGATCATCGACGAGAACGTCACGGGCGACGTGATTCCCGACGACTTCAAGCAGCAGGCGGTCTACGGCAGCGCCGAGCAGGTCGTCGAGCAGGTGAAGTCCAAGGTTCTCGACGCCGGCGTCGACGGCGTGATCCTCAGCCCGGTGACGAGTCTGAACGGGTATCAGCCGGGCGGGATCACCGCGGTCGGTGAGCATCTCAAGCCACTTCTCGGCGGCTGATCGCGCCGCCGGCGTGGGAAATGCCACAGCAACCGGAATCGTCGATCGCAGGTTCGGGCGACTACCGTTACGGGTAGAACTCTGCACGTGACACCGTCGAGGAGCCCAATATGAGCCATCCCGGAGCCACTGCATCTGATCGGCACAAAGTCGTCATCATCGGATCAGGCTTCGGCGGGCTGACCGCTGCCAAGAAGCTGAAACGGGCCGACGTCGACGTCAAGATGATCGCCAAGACGACCCACCACCTGTTCCAGCCGCTGCTGTACCAGGTGGCGACGGGCATCATCCCGTCCGGCGAGATCGCGCCGCCGACGCGGATGATCCTGCGCAAGCAGAAGAATTGCCAGGTGCTGCTCGGCGACGTCACTCACATCAACCTCGCCGACCGGACGGTCAAGTCGGAGCTTCTGGGTCATACCTACGTCACTCCGTACGACACGCTGATCGTCGCCGCCGGCGCCGGCCAATCCTATTTCGGCAACGATCATTTCGCCGAGTGGGCTCCCGGCATGAAGTCCATCGACGACGCGCTGGAGTTACGCGCGCGCATCCTCAGCGCGTTCGAGCAGGCCGAACGCTCGAGTGACCCGGCCCGGCGCGAGAAACTGCTCACGTTCACGGTGGTCGGCGCGGGCCCGACCGGCGTCGAAATGGCCGGGCAGATCGCCGAATTGGCCGACCACACGCTCAAAGGCGCGTTCCGCCATATCGATTCGACCACGGCGCGGGTGATTTTGCTCGACGCGGCGCCCGCGGTGCTGCCTCCGATGGGTGAGAAGCTAGGCAAGAAGGCCCAGGCGCGACTGGAGAAGATGGGCGTCGACATCCAACTCGGCGCCATGGTCACGGACGTGGACCGCAACGGCATCACGGTCAAGGACTCCGACGGGACGATCCGGCGCATCGAATCGGCGACGAAGGTGTGGTCGGCCGGTGTGCAGGCCAGCCCGCTGGGCCGCGATCTCGCCGAGCAGTCCGACGTCGAGGTCGACCGGGCCGGTCGCGTCCTGGTGGGGCCCGACCTGACGATCCCCGGCCACCCCAACGTGTTCGTGGTCGGCGACCTGGCCCACGTCGAGGGCGTGCCCGGGCAGGCGCAAGGCGCGATCCAGGGCGGCAGGTACGCCGCCAACGCGATCAGGGCCGAGTTGAAGGGCGCCGACCCCACTGCCCGCGAACCGTTCCAGTACTTCGACAAGGGCTCGATGGCCACGGTGTCGCGATTCTCCGCGGTCGCCAAGATCGGTCCGCTCGAGTTCGGCGGCTTCATCGCGTGGTTGGCCTGGCTGGTGCTGCACCTCGTGTACCTGGTCGGGTTCCGCCGCAAGATCACCACGCTGCTGTCGTGGACGGTGACGTTCCTGTCGACGCAGCGCGGCAACCTCACGATCACCGAACAGCAGGCCTACGCCCGCACCCGGATCGAAGAGCTCGAGGAGATCGCGGCGGGGGTACGCGACACCGAGAGGGTCGCCGGCTAAAGCGTGTCGGACAACTCGGTTGAGTGTTCGGCACCACCCTTCTCGGGCGTTCGTTGGTTCAGGCCGCTGGTGCGGTGTGAACGTCGGTTCCCGCGTCATCCGAGCTGGTTTCACCAACACGGGGGTGTTGGCCAGTGCCGTCTCGTCGGCGGGCATTGGTGGCCCGGCCTCCTGCTTGGGGGTCCGGGGATCGATGAAGGTCATCGTGGTGGGCCTGGCCCCAGTGGGCCAGATTCACCGCGGCGTTGGTATCCCTGTCGGCGGTATGCCCGCACGTGCAGGTGAATACCCGATCGGCCAGCGTCATCGCAGTGTTGACTGACCCGCATTGGGGGCAGCGGCGAGTCGATGGGTACCAGCGGTCGGCTTCGAGGAGCTGGCCGCCGCGCCAGGCCTGCTTGTATTTGAGTAGGCGGGCGAACTCGGCCCAGCCGGCATCGGAGATGGCCCTGGCGAGGCGGTGGTTGGCCAGCATGCCTGCCACGTTGAGGTTTTCGATGACGAGCCGGTCGTGGGTCTTGACCAGCTCGCCTGATACCTGGTGCAGGAAATGGCGTCGAATATTGGCGACACGGTGATGATGGCGGCCCAGCCGGGCGGCGGCATGCTTGCGGTTGTGTGATCCTTTCTGCTTGCGGGACAACGACTTGGCTAGCCGTCGCTGCTGTTTGAGCCCGACAGCCAGCGCTTTGGGTGCATCGCTGATGCGGGCGACTTCGGTGCCGTCGATGGTGGCGCCGACCAGAAACGCCGATAGGCCACGGTCCACCCCCACCCAACCGCCGGTGTCGTCGGTGCGCGCCGGGTGCTGCTGGCGTGGGTGCAAGTCGGCGGCTTCGACGTTCAACGCACACCACCACCGGCCGCCGTGGTAGCTGATCGTGGCGAACAAGATTTTCGCTCGGTGTTTGGCGATCATCCGCCGTAGCCGGCGGGTGTCGTCATGGACCGAGATCAGACCGATGCCGGGCAGCGTCACCGAGCGGGCCCGGTTGTTATCGCCGACACGGATCGCCGGCGGTTTGCCCTTGGCGTGTTTGTTGCGCAGCCGAAACGAGGCGATAGTGCCGATCTTCTTCTTGAAGTGCGGGAAGCCGACACGGCGGCCCGCTCGCTTGCCCGAGCGTGAATCCGACCACGCTGTCAGGCCCCTGCCCAGATCGACAGCGGCTTCCTCGAACACCTGCTGACACACCTCACCCCGCCACGACAAGCCTGTCACCGCCACTTCGGCGACGCCCTGGGAGTCGACGGTGAAGACCCGGCCGGCGTCCTCGGATTTCTTCCATGCGTTGAACGCGTTGATCAGATCGAACCCCGTCCACGGCACCTGCACGCCGGCATCGGTGCGACGTTGGGTGAGCGCGGTTTTCACGATCCGCAGACACTGATTGAACGCGAACCGCGACGCCCCGCCATGACGAGCCAGCACCTCACACTGCTCGACCGTCGGATCGAGACAGAACCGGAATGTGGTGTGCCGCGCCATCACCGATCAACGTCTCACAAGATACTGACAAGCGCCCCAGCCAGCGCGGACATGTCGGTATCGGTGATCACTACCGGTAATCAGGTGACCCCAAACCCGGTCAGCTCCGCCGACGCTACCGCGCCGATCTGTCCAACACCGCGTGAGCGCGCACCGCCCGCTACCTGGTGCCCAACCATCCAAAGGGAGCGCGGCCCTGCCCACCGCACCGCTGCCGCGAGTACCTCCCAACATTTCCAGCCATGCTCTACGTGCTGCACACCGGCTGCGCGTGGCCGCACCTGCGCACGACTTCACCGTGTCATGATCGGCCGCCCACAAGCATTTCCTGCGCTGGCGCCACAACAGCACCCGGGCGCCAATCCTCTACCGCGGTCCGCCGGCGAAGCCCGCACCCGATCCCGGCGGCGCCGACGGCCCACCGCAGCCGTCGTCGATACCTCGTCGGTCACAGCATCGCCGGTAGCCGGGCAGCGTGGCTTCGACGGCGCACACAACATCGACGGCGCCAAACGCCAACGTGCTCATCGACTCCGCCGGTGTGCTGGTCGCCGCTGTCGTCACACCAACTGACCTGCAGCACCGGGGCTGCATATCCCACACTGCTGCCCAAGGCCAAGCCGATCGCGCCGACCATCAGCCACGCGTGGGGGGACAAGGGCTACACCGGGCAGGCTCTCACCACCGCAGCGGCCAAGGCGGGCGTCACCGTCGACGTGATCTCCAGGCCCAAACCCGGCCACGGCTTCATCGTCGCACCGCGACGTTGGGTGGTCGAACGCACCAACGAATGGAACAACCACAGCCGCCGCATCGACCACCACTACGAAACGACCCTGATTGCGCAGGAAGGCTTCATCTACCTCAGCCAAACCGCCCTACCCCTCCGGCGACTCGACCGCAGCGTTCCACACGCTTTAGCGCCATTGGCGTACTCGGGCGCATCGTGAACGGCGGTGCGACATAGCCGAACCCACGTGTTCGTGGAGAACAGCGCCGAGGCCCGGCGAGCGTCGCACCCGGCAAACGGCCGATCAACGCCTGGCAAGCCACAGGTTAATTTGTTCGTCACATACAGACATTTCGTAGAAACACAGCCGATCTAACGTCCCAGTTCGACACCGCGTGGTGTCTCACGTGCCGCTTGACTATCAACGCTCGTCGGCGATGAGCGTTGCTGTTCTCGGGAAAGGCTGTCCATGCGACTTGTCCGACGCTCCTCGTTGAAACGTTCGGCCTTCAGGGCCGGAGGCGTCGTCGCCGCGATCGCGTTACTGCTGTCCGGCTGCGGAAGCAAGGCCACCGAATCGGATTCGGCAAGCGCCGCGTCATGCGTGGACACTTCCGGTCCCACCGTCAAGATAGGTGCACTGAACTCGCTGTCGGGCACCATGGCTATCTCCGAGGTGACGGTGCGCCACGCGATCGACCTGGCTGTCGAGCAGATCAACGCCGCAGGCGGCGTGATGGGTAAGCAACTCCAGCTCGTCGGTGAGGATGGGGCGTCCGAGCCGACCATTTTCGCCGAGAAGGCCGAGAAGCTGATCAGCAGCGACTGTGTCGCCGCCGTGTTCGGCGGTTGGACCTCCTCGTCGCGCAAGGCCATGCTGCCCGTTTTCGAAAGCGCCAACTCGCTGCTGTACTACCCGGTGCAGTACGAGGGCCTGGAGTCGTCGAAGAACATCTTCTACACCGGCGCCACCACCAATCAGCAGATCGTCCCTGCGCTGGACTACCTCAAGGAAAAGGGCGTCAAGTCGCTTTACCTCGTGGGCAGCGACTATGTGTTTCCCCAGACCGCCAACCGGATCATCAAGGCGTATGCGGACGCCAACGGCATCGAGATCAAGGGCGAGGACTACACCCCGCTGGGTTCGACGGCCTTCTCGACGATAGTCAACAAGGTCCGCACCGCCGACGCCGACGCGGTGTTCAACACCCTCAACGGCGACTCCAACGTCGCGTTCTTCCGGGAGTACCGCAACGTCGGCCTGACGCCGCAGGCCATGCCGGTGGTGTCGGTGTCGATCGCCGAGGAAGAGGTCGGCGGCATCGGCGTGCAGAACATCACCGGTCAGCTGACCGCGTGGGATTACTACGAAACCGTCGACAATCCGGTCAACAAGGCGTTCGTCAAGGCCTACCAGGACAAGTTCGGCGCCGACAAGCCGACATCGGATCCGATGGAAGCCGCTTACGTCTCGGTGTACCTGTGGAAGAACACCGTCGAGAAGGCGAAGTCGTTCGATGTCAAAGCAATTCAGGACAACGCGGGCGGGGTCACCTTCGACGCTCCCGAAGGCCTGGTCACCATCGACGGCGAGAACCATCACATCACCAAGACGGCCCGCATCGGCGAGATCCGTCCCGACGGGCTCATCTACACGGTCTGGGAGTCGCCTGGCCCGATCGAGCCGGACCCGTACCTGAAGTCCTATCCGTGGGCAGCGGGGCTCTCCAGCTGAGATGGATGTCCTGATCGGACAGCTGGCAACGGGGTTGAGCCTCGGCTCGATCCTGTTGCTGGCGGCGCTGGGGTTGTCCCTGACGTTCGGCCAGATGGGCGTCATCAACATGGCGCACGGCGAGTTCATCATGGTGGGTTGCTACACCGCCTATGTGGTGCAGCAGATGGTGACGAGTGCCGGTGCGTCGCTCTTGATTTCGCTCGTGGTCGGTTTCGTCATCGGCGGTGCGATGGGCGCGCTGCTGGAAGTGACGCTCATTCAACGGATGTATCACCGCCCGCTCGACACGCTGTTGGTGACGTTCGGCGTCGGGCTGATCCTGCAGCAGGTGGCCCGCGACATCTTCGGCGCGCCGGCGGTGAACGTTGTCGCGCCGCCGTGGCTGTCCGGCGGTATGGAGATATTCGGGGCGGTGGTGCCCAGGACGCGCATCTTCATCCTGGTGTTGGCGATCGCGTGCGTGGCGGCGCTGGCCACCGCGCTCAAGGTCAGCCCCATGGGACGTCGCATCCGCGCGGTCGTGCAGAACCGTGACCTGGCCGAAACCAGTGGCATCTCGTCGCGCAAGACCGACATCACAACGTTTTTCATCGGGTCGGGACTGGCGGCGGTGGCCGGTGTGGCGCTGACGCTGATCGGTTCGACGAGCCCGACCATCGGGCAGAGCTACCTGATCGACGCGTTCCTGGTTGTCGTCGTCGGTGGGCTCGGCCAGATCAAGGGCACCGTGATCGCGGCGTTCGCCCTGGGCTTCTTGAATTCGTTCATCGAGTACAACACCACAGCATCACTGGCCAAGGTGGTTGTCTTCGTGATCATCGTGGTCTTCCTGCAGGTGCGTCCACAGGGCTTGTTCACCGTTCGGACAAGGAGTCTCGCATGAGGGTCCTATTGGGCCGCTGGCAGACGTGGGTTGGCTTCGGCGTCGCAGCGGTCCTGCTGTTCGGGGTGGCGCCCGTCGTCCTGTCCGACTTCCGCCTGTCCCTGCTCGGCAAGTTCCTGTGTTTCGCCATCGTCGCCGTCGGTATCGGTTTGGCCTGGGGCCGCGGCGGCATGCTGGTGCTCGGCCAGGGCGTGTTCTTCGGCCTGGGCGGCTACATGATGGGCATGCATTTGAAGATCGCCGACGCGCAGATCCGCGGCGACGACGTTCCCGATTTCATGCAGATCGCCGGGGTGCGCGAATTGCCGTCCTACTGGCAGCCGTTCGCCTCCCCCGCCTTCACGTTGCTGGCGATCGTGGTGTTGCCGACGGTCATCGCCGCGGCGCTGGGCTTGGGCGTCTTCAAGCGCCGCGTCAAAGGCGCGTATTTCGCGATCCTGTCGCAGGCGCTGGCCGCGGCACTGGCGATCCTGTTGGTCGGGCAAACCAGTCTCGGGGGAAGCAACGGGCTCAACAGGTTTCGTACGTTCTTCGGGTTCACCTTGAACGATCCCGTGAACCGGCGGATGCTCTACTTCATCGCCGCCGGCGTGCTGCTCCTCGTCGTCGCCGTGGTCCGGCAGCTCATGCAGAGCCGTTACGGCGAGCTGCTGGTGGCCGTACGCGACGGCGAAGAGCGGGTGCGTTTTTTGGGCTACGACCCGGCGAACATCAAGGTGGTCGCCTACACCGTCGCCGCGCTCTTCGCCAGCATCGCCGGCGCGCTGTTCGCACCGATTGTCGGGTTCATCGCGCCATCGCAGGTCGGCATCCTTCCGTCGATCGCGTTTTTGATCGGTGTGGCGATCGGCGGACGTACGACGCTGCTGGGACCGGTGCTGGGCGCGATCGGTGTCGCGTGGGCGCAAACCCTGTTCTCCGAACGCTTTCCATCAGAATGGACATACGCTCAGGGGCTGCTGTTCATCGTCGTCGTCGGCTTCTTTCCCGCCGGTTTCGCCGGGTTCGGTGCGTTGTACGGGCGGTGGCACAAGCGCAGACCCAGACCGCTGCCCGAGGCGGAGCGGCCCGCCGCGGCCGACACCGATCCGGATGCGGAGAAGGTTGGGGCATCGACATGACAGGTGCGAAAGTGCGACCGGTGGCCGGTGGCAACGTCGGCATGGGCACCGAGTACCTCGAAGTCCGCGGTCTGACGGTAGATTTCGACGGTTTCAAGGCGGTCAGCGACGTCGACCTGACACTGTTTCAAGGCGACCTGCGGTTCCTGATCGGCCCGAACGGCGCGGGCAAGACCACTGTCATCGACGCGATCACCGGGCTCGTGACCGCCACCGGCTCGGTCAACAAGTCGGGCTTGGAGCTACTCGGCAAGAAGGTGCACCAGATCGCGCGGCTGGGGGTGGGCCGGACTTTCCAGACGGCCAGTGTCTTCGAACAGCTGACCGTGCTGCAGAACCTGGATATTGCTGCGGGCGCGGGACGCTCGCCGTGGACGTTGTTGCGCCGACGCCGCGGGATTCTGCCGTCCGTCGAGGTGGCCCTGGACACGATCGGCCTGACCGAGCTGGCCGAAGAACCCGCCGGTGTGCTCGCCCACGGCCAGAAGCAGTGGCTCGAGATCGGCATGCTCCTGGTACAGAACGCAGACGTCCTGCTGCTCGACGAGCCGGTCGCGGGGATGAGCCACGAGGAGCGCGAGGAGACCGGAAACCTGCTGCGCCGCATCGGCGCGGAGCGCACCGTCGTCGTCGTCGAACACGATATGGATTTCATGCGCGCGTTCGCCACTTCGGTGACCGTGCTGGCCCGCGGGCAGGTCGTCGCCGAGGGATCGGTGGCCGAGGTGCAGGCCAATCCGAAAGTGCAGGAGGTCTACCTCGGTACGGCGGCCGCCGGCGCTTCAACCTTGCCCACGGGCGGGCCCTCCGACCTCATCGAGGAGAACTCCTGATGCTCCGGCTTGTCGACGTACACGCTGGCCATGGCCGCTCCGAGGTCCTGCACGGGGTCAGCGTCGAGGTGCCCTCGCACGGGGTGGCGGCTGTGATGGGCCACAACGGGGCAGGTAAGACCACACTCCTGCGCGCAGCCGTGGGCCTGTTGAAATGCAGTGCCGGAAGAGTGCTTTTCGACGGTGACGACATCACCAATCTGCGGCCGAGCGCGCGGGTGGCGCGTGGTCTGGGGTATGTGCCGCAGGGTCAGCAGTCGTTCGGCCAGCTGACGACGGCGGAGAACCTTCAGGTCGTCGCCGACGGACGCAAGAACGGCAAGCAGCTGATCGACGAGCAGCTCGACCTGTTCCCCGCGCTCAAGGAGCTGCTGACGCGGCGGGCCGGACTACTCTCGGGTGGCCAACGCCAACAGTTGGCGATCGCCCGCGCGCTGATCACCAGGCCCAGGTGTCTGATTCTCGACGAGCCGACCGAGGGCATCCAGCCGTCGGTGGTGGCCGAAATCGAGGCCGCCATCACCGACTTGACCAAACGTGGCGACCTGGGCGTGCTGCTCGTCGAGCAGCACATCGGATTTGCGCTGGAGTCGTCGCAGCGCTATTACGTCCTCGAGTCCGGCCGCGTCACTTCCAGCGGCGCCGGCGGTTCGGCATCGGAGGCCGAAGTCCGCGCCGCCATGGCGATCTAGCGGCTAGAGCCGGGCGCCCTGCCACGTGGCAAGGCAGCCACCGCCCGCCAGCGCCAGCGCAACGCCGTCGGTCTCTATATGGCTGCCCGGATAGTGCAACTCGCTGACAATCGCCATCGGCGCGCCGAGTTCGTCGTCGGTCACCGAGCCGCTGCCCATTTCGACGCGATGGCGCAGCAGGGCGGACCCGTCGACGTCCGCGTGCAGCGACCCGGCCCAAAAACCCTGCCGCTCAGCAGATCTACCAATCTGAACACGCTCCCGCAGCCGGACGCGACCAGATCCGGTGAGGTCAATCCGGGTAGCGGCGATGTGCCGTGACGTGGCGGCCACCACGGTGGGCTGCGGATCGACGTCGAGATCTCCTGCCACCTCCAGTGTCCAGACCGCGTGTGACTCATTCGTTCTCGGGCCCGGCAGCGTCACCGTCGCCGCTGCGGTGCGCACCCGCAGTAACGCGCCAGGCTCGACCACGATCCGCACACGTACTGCGTCGCCACCGAGCGGGGTGGCGGCCACCGACACCAAATGCACTGTGTGGGGTTCGGTCTCGCGTGCGGCGAGCCCGCCCGTGCATTCGATGCGCGGCCGGCGGTCGCGACGGGCGACGACGAGGACGTCTGAACGCACTAGACCGAATCCTCGCTACTCCCCGACGCGTGCGCAGATACCCGCAGCTGCTCACGCACCCAGGCAAGCACGGCGGTGGCCGCAGGGTCGTCGGTCAGCGAGATCAGCACTGTCGGCCGGTCACCACGCACCGTCGCCGCGTCGCGACGCATCACCTCGAGATCAGCCCCGACGCGCGGCGCCAGATCGGTCTTGTTGACCACCAACAGATCTGAATAGGTCACCCCCGGCCCGCCCTTCCGCGGCACCTTGTCGCCGCCGGCCACATCGATGACGAAGATCTGCACGTCAACCAGCCCGGATGAGAAGGTGGCCGTCAGGTTGTCACCGCCGGACTCGACCAGGATCAGGTCGAGCCGCTCGTTTTCCGCGATGAGGTCGTCGATGGCATCGAGGTTGGCGGTGATGTCGTCGCGGATTGCGGTGTGGGGACAGCCGCCGGTCTGGACCGCGGCGATCCGCCCATCGGGCAGCACGGCGTGGCGGCGCAGGAAGTCGGCGTCCTCGGTGGTGTAGATGTCGTTGGTAAGCACCGCCAGGGACAACTCGTCGCGCAGCTGCCTGCACAGCGCCGCGACGAGCGCGGTCTTGCCAGAGCCGACGGGGCCGCCGATGCCGATGCGCAGCGGCTCTCCCGGCTCTCGGCGTCGCTTCGGCCGGTCGGTGTGATGGTGTGGCTGACCGTCGAGGAAATGCGGTGGCATCGCTTCTCTTTCAGGAGACGAACAAGGGTCGTTCGCGTTGGGTGTGCCGCTGGGCCAGCGCGTCCAGCAGCGGATCGGACAGGTCGGAAAGTTCCTTGGCCGCCTCGGCGGCGGTCTGTTCGCACAACGTGGACAGCTCGAACGTCAGCGCTGCGACGTCACCGGGGTCGAGGGCGAGCAGACGCTGGGCGGCCGTCGCCGAACCGGTCATGGTGGTATAGACGATCGACAGCGCGGTGAGGTCGGGGGTCATCCCGCTGGCCGCACCGACCGCGCCCGCCGCTACGGCTAGGTGCGGCGTGCTTCCGAGCGTGCCCCAGCCACCGTCCGGCCAGACCCGACGCGCCAGCCGGACCAGGCCGCGACCCTGTGCGCGGGAGGCCCGCCGGGCGGCGGGAGCGGGTGTGCGAGCATCGGTTTCGC
This window harbors:
- a CDS encoding ABC transporter permease, which codes for MSISAGLPRWLYLPAAVGALFVAVPLVAVAARVDWPNFVHLISSESSISALLLSLRTATASTVMCLVFGVPMALVLARSDSRLIRAARPLILLPLVLPPVVGGIALLYAFGRLGLIGQYLEAAGVQIAFTTTAVVLAQTFVSLPFLVIALEGAARTAGADYEMVAATLGARPSRVWWRVTLPLLTPGLVSGAVLAFARSLGEFGATLTFAGSRQGVTRTLPLEIYLQRESDADAAVALSLLLVVVAAVVVLGLGSRRLRGDSAW
- a CDS encoding SDR family oxidoreductase, whose protein sequence is MEVLVTAGDTDLGRTIAGGFRDAGHRVVIAGANREDLEVAAKELDVDAIVFDNTDATSLEAARPQFPHHLDTIVNVPAPRWDGGDPRTYSLSELAKAWREALDSTVVSAVLTVQILGDHLRSGGSIVTVVPEHPVEGSAEAAIKAAISNWTAGQAAQFGTRGITVNAVASGRSTEPGYEGLSRTPPSVADEIARLALFLSTPAARHITGQTLHVSKGALTDFG
- a CDS encoding LLM class F420-dependent oxidoreductase, with amino-acid sequence MTIKLGLQIPNFSYGTGVAQIFPTVVAQAQEAEAAGFDSVFVMDHFYQLPGLGTPDAPMLEAYTALGGLAAATERVQLGTLVTGNTYRNPTLLAKAITTLDVMSQGRAILGIGTGWYELEHDSLGFEFGTFTDRFNRLNEALEIILPMLKGEHPTVDGKYYRTKEAMAEPRFRGHIPLMIGGSGEKKTIPLAARHFDHLNLIAGFDELPRKVQVVKERCEEIGRDPATLETSMLVVAIIDENVTGDVIPDDFKQQAVYGSAEQVVEQVKSKVLDAGVDGVILSPVTSLNGYQPGGITAVGEHLKPLLGG
- a CDS encoding NAD(P)/FAD-dependent oxidoreductase encodes the protein MSHPGATASDRHKVVIIGSGFGGLTAAKKLKRADVDVKMIAKTTHHLFQPLLYQVATGIIPSGEIAPPTRMILRKQKNCQVLLGDVTHINLADRTVKSELLGHTYVTPYDTLIVAAGAGQSYFGNDHFAEWAPGMKSIDDALELRARILSAFEQAERSSDPARREKLLTFTVVGAGPTGVEMAGQIAELADHTLKGAFRHIDSTTARVILLDAAPAVLPPMGEKLGKKAQARLEKMGVDIQLGAMVTDVDRNGITVKDSDGTIRRIESATKVWSAGVQASPLGRDLAEQSDVEVDRAGRVLVGPDLTIPGHPNVFVVGDLAHVEGVPGQAQGAIQGGRYAANAIRAELKGADPTAREPFQYFDKGSMATVSRFSAVAKIGPLEFGGFIAWLAWLVLHLVYLVGFRRKITTLLSWTVTFLSTQRGNLTITEQQAYARTRIEELEEIAAGVRDTERVAG
- a CDS encoding RNA-guided endonuclease InsQ/TnpB family protein is translated as MARHTTFRFCLDPTVEQCEVLARHGGASRFAFNQCLRIVKTALTQRRTDAGVQVPWTGFDLINAFNAWKKSEDAGRVFTVDSQGVAEVAVTGLSWRGEVCQQVFEEAAVDLGRGLTAWSDSRSGKRAGRRVGFPHFKKKIGTIASFRLRNKHAKGKPPAIRVGDNNRARSVTLPGIGLISVHDDTRRLRRMIAKHRAKILFATISYHGGRWWCALNVEAADLHPRQQHPARTDDTGGWVGVDRGLSAFLVGATIDGTEVARISDAPKALAVGLKQQRRLAKSLSRKQKGSHNRKHAAARLGRHHHRVANIRRHFLHQVSGELVKTHDRLVIENLNVAGMLANHRLARAISDAGWAEFARLLKYKQAWRGGQLLEADRWYPSTRRCPQCGSVNTAMTLADRVFTCTCGHTADRDTNAAVNLAHWGQAHHDDLHRSPDPQAGGRATNARRRDGTGQHPRVGETSSDDAGTDVHTAPAA
- a CDS encoding transposase, with product MCWSPLSSHQLTCSTGAAYPTLLPKAKPIAPTISHAWGDKGYTGQALTTAAAKAGVTVDVISRPKPGHGFIVAPRRWVVERTNEWNNHSRRIDHHYETTLIAQEGFIYLSQTALPLRRLDRSVPHALAPLAYSGAS